A window of the Synechococcus sp. JA-3-3Ab genome harbors these coding sequences:
- a CDS encoding anti-sigma factor translates to MKAESVSPEELQLWLAGYVLGDLSPEEADRLEAVLKLRPELQQELQALQQTLERAYGVEEKQPPPALRASLLQAYTEPAPKPLSTTIQGSPRWRGLAALAAGLIVALGLGNLYLWRRLQLAQTQGIPVEVVTYELQPTAENVTGSVTVEVDPQRLQGRLVARGLPPLPEGRVYALWVVLEPEAPFTKDRAGAILTTAFRVDAAGNQEQELRLPPVFASTEWVRAVAITEEDGSRPQEHQGSPLWISG, encoded by the coding sequence ATGAAAGCCGAGTCTGTGTCTCCCGAAGAACTGCAACTGTGGCTGGCCGGCTACGTGCTGGGGGATCTCTCCCCGGAAGAGGCCGACCGCCTGGAAGCGGTGCTCAAGCTGCGCCCGGAGCTGCAGCAGGAGCTGCAAGCCCTGCAACAGACCCTGGAAAGGGCCTACGGCGTCGAAGAGAAGCAACCTCCCCCCGCGCTGCGGGCTTCTCTGCTGCAAGCCTACACAGAGCCGGCGCCCAAACCCCTCTCCACGACAATTCAGGGATCCCCTCGCTGGCGGGGCCTGGCGGCATTGGCAGCAGGGTTAATCGTGGCTTTGGGACTGGGGAATCTCTACCTGTGGCGCAGGCTGCAACTGGCCCAGACGCAAGGGATCCCGGTCGAGGTGGTGACATATGAATTGCAACCGACGGCAGAAAACGTGACTGGCTCGGTTACGGTGGAGGTGGATCCGCAGCGCTTGCAGGGGAGGCTGGTAGCCCGCGGTTTGCCGCCGCTGCCGGAAGGCCGCGTCTATGCGCTCTGGGTGGTGCTGGAGCCGGAAGCGCCCTTCACCAAAGATAGGGCGGGGGCGATCCTCACCACAGCTTTCCGGGTGGATGCGGCGGGAAACCAAGAACAGGAGCTGCGCTTGCCACCGGTGTTCGCATCCACAGAATGGGTGCGGGCAGTGGCCATTACCGAAGAAGACGGCAGCCGGCCCCAAGAGCACCAGGGATCCCCTCTGTGGATTTCCGGCTAG